In Suncus etruscus isolate mSunEtr1 chromosome 2, mSunEtr1.pri.cur, whole genome shotgun sequence, the genomic stretch TAAGTAGATATTTGATTATTCAGGCCTCATATTCTATTATAAGGAACTCCATCTTTCCAAACAATGAAATAGCTGTCCCTGTCCTACAGTTTCTTATGTGTTTGCCTAGAGTAACTGCACTCTCacttagcacagtggtaagagcATGCTTTGACCAGCTGGAAATACATATCTCCAACAAGGTCAGTTCCTGGCCTGTGTTTTAGTGCTGGAGGAAGAGTGATGCTAGCATTTGTTGATACTTAATAGGTACTTACATGCTAGGGAAAACATATTTGATTAATTAGAAAGAAttgtattcttaaaaaaaacccattatattaaaatagataaaaccaAATTTTAACCATGACTCTAGCAAGAAAGTATGTTTTTTTGGTTAGATATGTCTGAAAGGTTACTTACAAAGGTTTCACAGGATAATACAAATTTCTGAAAGATCatacaattaaaaacaaacatcagTTTACAAACCATTCTAAAAATTAGAGCatgaaatgttttattaatacCAAGTAACAATTCAAAGAATGTATTTGATGAAAAtactaaggaaaagaaaaaatgctacTCTTAAATGGCTTAGAAGCCTTAGAATATAATCAATATCTATGTTTTTATTCTCTCCATTGACTAGCTCATTTTTCTGTCTTCCCTCATAAATTCTAACTCTTatttgaagtcatgaaactttcgtCAGAAATCCAAGCTAGTCCTCAAAAGTCCCAACATTTATGTATatgctatctttaatttttatgggCAAAAacctataaatattaaaatgcttcACTCTCATAATAGTTTTATTAGTAGATCAAAAGGACAATGAATAAAATGGATCTAACTTAAGGAACTCTTGAAAGAAAGTTTTCCCAGAAAGACTCCAAAGGAAGAAGGCAAAGGATGTGCTTCTTGTGGCCAAAATGTCACAAAGTTATGAGTAAACTGGCTTTGGAGAAAAATGGGCTCTAAAAACTGAGTGGCTTCCAGAATATAAACAGCAAGAACCTCATTCATCCAATATAAGGAACTGAGTTTGACCAATAATCTGAATGAATATGGAAAAAGCATTTCAAATCTCTTATAGTTCACAGTAGTGCTTTGCAATATCTTAATTACCTTGGATTGGATAGGGAAGGGTAATGatttttcatattaaaacattttgttttataaaattttaaagatgttaGGTAAAGGAAGGTTCTACTCAACTTAGAATAAAAGTGTGATGCAATTAGATAATGTAAAGAAAAGCAGTATTCAGAAAGATTAAAGATCTGAAGTACTATAAAATGATTAACTATATAAATGAattattgttttccattttgGAAGAAAAACATTAAGTTGCAAGCAAAATATTAATAGGTAAGAAAAATAGagcatactttttctttctttaatttattttttattattttataatttttattttgaccaaagtggattacaaatcctcTCTTTAATTTAGATGGAAATTGCATAGAGGGAAAGGATTTTAAGCTTCCAGTTTTGCTGTTAGTTATATAACATAGCTATTCAGTAACACAGctttacaaatatttaatttttccagaaaaatttaTGACTACATTTTGTGCATCAACACTGTTCTGCAGCTGGAGATGGTTATAAACACAATATGCATATTCTCTGTCTTCACATAGTTTACATTTAGTGACCTCTGCAATCAATACACAGTGCAATTTCACAAGCTCTACAAAGAAACCAAGTCATAGGAAAGAGAGACAATAGGTTGGGTAAGACAGGGAATCAGGTATGGTATCTTTAAGCATGGAGTCTATATTTAAAGACAGAAATTCAGACTGGTTGGTTGGTAGACTGGAAATCagattaaaagggaaaaataagagtTATGAATGATCTCCAAATCTTTCACCTGAAGAACTGAGTACATGCTCATAGCATTTATTTAGTTCCTGGAGGAACAGGTTTGGGAAAATAGGAGAGTTCATTGTGGGAGGCATAGTTGATTTGTCTATAATTGAAAGAGAAGATGTGAAAGAAGCTTTTACAGTAGAGGCTAGAGCTCGAGCTATAAAATGTTTTGCCTTAAAATGGATTACTTATGAGACTTCATATTCCATTAGTGCAATTTGCTAATCTAGAAATCAaagcaaataaaagtaaatgcagactaaaaaagaaaataagaggttAAATTAGATGAATTTTAATGTTcttgaacaaaaatatttacttaggAAATAGGTTGCTATAATAAGTAGTATTTATTCTGCATTAGATATTTTGTGCTTTTCAGTACACAATTATGCTTTTATGTAATATACTTTCATAGATCTATAGTTtggattttgtgttttatttgccTATTTTGGTATAAATATGTTATATCTAGATTTTTTATAAAGTTCCAAAGTTTTTAgataacaaaattattatttttaagtaatgtaAAAGCttgtctaataaaattatttggacCATGGGAAAAAGGACAAGAGATAATGGAAGAAGAAGtagaaagtaaattaaataaattaagaataagaTAGTTCTTATCTGCTATGTATTTTTTcccaaggaaaataaaacaaaatttctcaaAGTGATTGCTTAGTGGCTAGTATcttattttcaaataacttttaaattgtGACACCTTATCTATGAATATGCctaaatatatatcttatttatttttaaatagcattgTATTGTCATACTATGTGCTTAAGGTATGCATTatcaaaatacaatatatatgtcTATGTATAAGATTACTATTGAAAATCTAATTCTATTTATTAACATACATATATTTCACTTTGTCCAAAAGTGCCCATTTCTAgattcccttcattttttttttttggtttttcagtcacacctgtaccatatgggagaccaggtgattgaactgtggtccatccttgaCTAtcatgcaagcaaggcagataccttaccacttgtgccactgctccagcccccaactccCTTCATTTCTGTTAACTACTAAGATAATCTATATATTATACTTGTAGACTACAATATTACACAATTGGTTCTGTTTCCTAGGAGTAGTACAACCAGTAGACACCTAGTATATATTCTTTGTTAGCTCTTCAACATTTTCATGAAAATCATAATCTGAATTTATCTCTGAATAGTATATTTTCCCTTTAGTAACCACAAAGTAgcaccagaaataaaaatttattaaaaagtactattttatactttaaaaatgaagtaggaagatgataaaaataaagaactgtcataactatttccatattattttataataaagtgtattttaatatatcaatGATCAAGAAGCTGACAGGTAGGATGATGGGAAAGATTTTCCCAAGTGAATAGTTTATTTTTGCCTTCTGTCGTTTCCATGACTACAGGCTCATCTGAATCACATTAGTCACACATAGCaccaagaaagaacaaaagaaaatagaagagtaaATGGTAGGAGAATGTCATAGGAAGGGGAAAGTGATCACAAATTTTTTTACAGAAAGGAGCATAATTTTTCCTACAAAGACTTCTACTTTAGAAGCCAACTCCTTAGCAGGAGGTGTTTTTAATCAGATgtggaattatttttaagttaaccaagatttaaaaaatgaaaaatggtaTAGAATTATTCAATGTCACAAACAATTTAAATTATTGGTGGCTATGCAATAATTAGGACATTCAGAACATTACAACATATTCACAGAGTACAACCTTGGGATTTCTAATTGATGAAGTATTTTATACCACaatattgttttactttgttGACTTGAAGTTCTTTTAGAGTTATTCAAGCAGGTGAGTTTatgattttaaaggaaaaaaataggtatagataaagaatattttatagattcattttgccacttacatacaaatatttttctgaaaaacataAAACTGTGGGCCAAgagtatttgcattgcatgtaaaaaatccctggatttgatcctgagcaacacaaaataaagaaagtaaaggTTCTGAGTAGACTTAAGCAAGACATCCCATCTTCAGTAAAGGTCAGACAGAGAAATTTAAGAAAGAATTATTTGGAACTTGGGAAAAAAGACAAGATTGTGGATCAGAGCCACAATCAAAGCTAAATTTTCTTGAATATAATTCTGAAGTTAGAAGTTATTTTATGAAATTCAATATCTCCTACAAGCAGCAAACTTTATGAGAAACTTTGCTTGAATTTGTTACCTTATTAAATTCTCAATATCCCTTAGTAAAGTAAGATTTTTAATCTTACTTGATTTTTAATCTTACTTGAATGAATATCGTAGACTTGTCagtcactttattttcttatttttgattttactaattaaatccaaatataataaaaatttcatgtattttattttagtaaaataaaaatgaaaataaaaacaatagcagTAAAAGAGACATGACATGATTTGAGATTGTCAAGTAAAATAAACCCTCAGTACATATTGACACCAATtagttatacattttttaatttttctaattattttttttgaaatgacaagaatcaaacccaaatctcatggatgcaagacaaatgttctacttaTAAGGTATCTGTAGACCCCtgcataaattttaaatgaaaaataaagtataaatataagaTGCATTGCTGGACAAGATGTGGTAAATAGTATATGTTATTTGGATTTTTCATTTAGGTTATTAGTATTTCTAAGATTTTACCCATGAAGGAATATTGAAATCAGTGTCTCAACCATGAAggtatttatttcacattttaagaAGCTGGGGAATTTGGGAGTGGGAGCCCTGACGCaaacggtaaggtgtctgccttgccagcactatcctaggactgaccatggttcagttcgattctctggcatcccatatggcccccaagccaggagcaatttctcagtgcatagccaggagtaacccctgagagtcactgggtgtggctcaaaaaaaaaaaaaaaagaagtctggagAATTAAAGAATACATCAATCTCTGATATCTTTTTGTTTAATAGTTGTTTTTAATCAACATATAGTCAGAATTTGTATTCATGACTTTTCTCTAGCTGccccttctattttttcttaagtcttagacctctactttttctttccatCCTCCTCATCTTAAGTTCTTGCAGTCTCAGAAGTAAATCTGGTatgtcttacacacacacacacacacacacacacacacacacacacacacacacacacacacacacacacacacatttgcttTTCAAATTAGAACTCTAGGCAATAGCATTGAGATATCCAGGTTAATAGTGTAGCTCGAGTAAAACACCCTCATTTTTCAAACTCTTAAAGGATGATCTTGGATCTTATTTGCATGTTTAAAATCATACTTCTCAGCAGGAAAACTATTCTCTAGGAAATATCAAAAGTTTTGTTGAATTAACTTGTCCACAATccgatttaatttttctttgaccAATAGACCATCCGTATATTAGGGCAGATGAGGATCCTATTCATTATGAATAGGTTTATTCTGGAAAGTAGACTCACTTTGGCTTTGTAGGCCATTAACCTATCTTGATGGAATTAGCCATTAATTCGCAGCGCTGTGTCAAATGAAGGAGTTTAGCAACTCCATCAGGCTTCCCCTGCGTCACTCCAGCAACCTGTTTCCTGCTCTCTACGGCCTCTGCGGGAACCCAGTAAAGCTTTTGGCAACTCTCCATTCTTATGGATGTGGATATCTCATAAAACCCTCAGGTCCTCTCCTCCAACCCACCTAGGCAGCAAACAACTGTGCAAACTTGACCTCTAATTTCCCCCAAAGAATTTAGGTATGTATAGATGGAATCTAGCATATGCTTTAATTAGTTTTCCAGGAATACCTAAGtctaaaataaggaataaaagaacatttttctgATCATTATTCCACAATTGTATAGtggaaaaatgcaaaattattagtTATGTCTCTTGATCGATGTTTCCATAGTTCTTGATACTTAAAAGCCACTTAGTTATGTGTATAGATTGCTGAGACTGATTTAGAGGATTTGAAATGTGTAAAAGATGAcaggaaaggaataaaaaggaatCAGAGAATGCTGGAATACCAAATAAAGCAAGAGGTAGTTAAAAAGGCATATAAAATTGACCTCTTTTCTGTAGTAGGTCTTCTTATTACTCAAGGATTACATAATGAAACATTCAAAACAAGTttgtaggtttttattttgtagCCAATATTATGTAATGCAGAACTATGTGGCAGATGCTTTCCTTAAGAAATGTTGAATTCTTCACTTGCACTATTGGAGATACCTGGATATACCCAGAACCACCAGAAACCAAGTACCATGATAGCCTTGGAACTTTGCATGAATCCACACTTTCTTGGCTAAGAAACCAAGTGGAACCACAAGGATACCTGAATACCCTCAATAACAACAAGAAGACTATATAGTCCAAGTGGAAAGAGAAAATTAGCCAGATTAACACATATATCACAAAATGTATGGTTCTGAATGAGCGAGTTTTAAAAACTTGGAAACAATgataaaacatgtttttctttctgtttttatatttatttattatttatttatgtatttatttttggtcaaagtggattacatatctttcatagtaatattttaggtacatattaacattgaatcaggggaattcccaccaccgaagttgaccttcctccccctcccagtcccagcatgcatctgataccctcctcccttaccccctgggctgctagtataagtgatcccctctgtatctagcttgttgtagattgagtatagattctgttgttgctggctttggatttggtgattatGTCTGAtcatatgcttttcttttttgctgttatttttattttgtggtcacAGCCAACTATGTCAAGGCTTACCCTCGGTACATTTAGAGGATTATATGAAGAACTAATCTTCAAACGCAAGtcagttacatacaaggcaagcagcctatccactctactatccTATCTCTTGACCTAtatatgcttttctttcttctacaAATGGACATCATGATAGTGATAACTTCAGGGGGTTATGGTGAGGATTGGGGAAGGtcctatatattaaaaacttaagTACATGAAGCATAGTAACAAATCAATAATCATGTGGTTTAATATTATCAGATagtctggatttttatttttgggccacactagacagtgctcagagcttactcctggctcactgctcagggctcattcctagatgagctcagaggaccatatgggatactgataACAAGTGATCTTGTGTCAGTCACttataaggtaaatgccctatgcactgtactacCATTCCTAACCTCTagataacataaaatattcttaatcatttaaaatatatcagaaataCTAGAATGATAGAgcagaaaaatactttttaaatataggtTATCTATAGGAAGTATTGTTTGATATGTGAGACTAAGATGAAACTTAGTCAAAGGAAAGATAGCACACACATTAgattcttaagtttttattttacattgaaCATCACctcaaaaaattatttcagaaaaaaatactgtcgttcaataatttttttccttccatgTGCATATCTTCATCCCATAGTAAACAAACAACTTACCATCCCAGTCTATTCTGAAGTGAATGTACTACCACAATAAATGTTGACAATTTTAAAATTAGCTTTTAAAAAAGATATGCTTATGGAAATCATAACATGCTATTACAAAATTAAGTAGAATGccattatacatatatttgacATATACAACTCAATTGTACATGTCAAGATAAAATAGTTTTCacataaatgaataatttaagtAATTCTATCCAGCAAACACATCATTGATGGTTATCTTTACCTGCAATATATCTCATTCCCATTTATTCATACTTTGAGGCCCTTCTTCCTTTAATGTAACTTTGATGCTTGTCATTTTTTATGATTGATTTAAGGAAATTCACaaggttattttgaatatataattttatctttaataccACATTTTATACATTCCTAGGCATATATAGTTTTAAGACTATTCCAAATGTCAAAaaccacatttaattttttataatcaaCTGGTTGTCCAATtgaattattttcctaaaatgacACTTCTGTAGAAATTCtttgttattctttattttattcacatttaagTAAAGCTCAGATTCCTGCTAAATTTCTACTTCTACAAGGCATATTAGGTTGAGTGAATGTTTTAGTTTTCTATGGTACTGAAATTAGAATTTTCTGTGGGTGTTTATTCTAACAGGAAGctttatatcttatataatagcataataaaggaaaattttctttaacacttagaagtcttggttcacttaacattaaaaaaataaaaacaaaagcaaacagtaAAGTATAAATTTTTGCCTTGTTAGAGTCAAGGCCAGAGACATGGAGGTTATTTTTACTATCTGCTGCTGAAAGGCTGATTTTACTTCTAACTAAGCCTGAGGAGGTATTTAAGTTATATTGACAGTGTATTGTGTACAATAATTTAAATACACACAAGGGAAACTTTGCTTTGACACATGTGAATGTATAGCTGGTTGGCATTTTTAAGCCATTCTACTCTTACATAagcattgtactatctttctttttctttttttttattaattttttatttttaattatgagaacaaagatgcaaagaaagaggacaaagtagttacagtggaaggacaatcatccataaacagaattctcagtagtcccattgctgatatcttaactttgaactttcagccaaagaacattaagaaaaataaaacagaacccatgtacaattactttgtccctcaagtccccagattgtaatacataatatttcttagcagcacacaaagcaatctaaagacataaaacttatgtaactccttaaatattgaaggcaaagtacttttttacatttccatgcacatgcatataagtttaacctcaaaagtttaagtgggttgtttttcttaaggattagaatcaaaggagaacagtaaaaatgatgttagagtggcaattattgtttgcataggcacaccaaaatatgagggacatggaaaggaaaagccttggcctaaatacaaggagaccctacccctgaagtttcctggcataagaccaactctaggctccaggcaaactagttagtccaatccaggtcattgtctgtagtgccaatgcacttttatttttcatacagtctctgttgttggtatcatgtttttgtgttaaagattctggaatctgcatatcctttattgcagtcaggatggtgcagagtgtcctctcgtaGTACTATCTTTGTTTCTAATGGGAAATTGAAAAACATTCTACTGGCCTTTGGGTAAaacaacacatgaaaaaaatccaagatagaaaaaaaattattttatttctgacactTTCCATAAATTCTTACAATTCTCTTAGAAACATCCAAGAAGATCATTtaactatcttatttttttgtgattATGTAGGGGTGAGGCAGGGAGATAttctgggctatacctggcaatgttgTGGGATTGTTTATTTCTAcctttgtgctcaaagatcacaccTGACTTTATAATCAGGATCATTCAAGGTAGGTTTTGGaataccatatgcaatgctgggatgaACCAAATCAacatcttgcaaggcaagtgtcttaacctctgtaccatctctctagctctATTTGAATATCTTTGATGACATACAATGCCTCAAAATGCTACACAATGCAAAGGTTAAAATACACTAAAGTATTAtgcttttgttttacttttagtaAATAACATTACACATATTATCAGAAAGATGGCTTTgccacttttccttttttaagatTCCTAAAACGTAACTGAATTCCTGAGAATAAAGAGAATTACAGTCGAAACATATTTGCTAATATATAAGTCTGTTTGGATTTAGTGAGAGTAGTTGCGAAgaaaaagctataaaaataataaattctgtatTAGGATTCTGTGCTGAGATTTTCTGTAAAATCTCACTGCTTACtaccaaaaataacatttttaatggtcaaaaaagagaaacaaagtattttatattgGAATATAAAtggcataaaatttaaaatttcaacaaTTATATTGTGTAACAATATATAACAATTAGATGCAATTTAAATGAAACTACCATAATGTCAAGCTATTTGTCTTACTATGGtcagaaaagaaaacatgtaatGTCTAAAATTGTTAATATTGAGGTTAAATACTTCTGAAAgtcaaaaatatatgttttagaaaataatttttccataaagttataaagaaaaattctgcACTATATGAGGGTATCTATTCATTATTACAGCAAAGTAATCTCAATTtcaaaggagaaacacaaaagaaatattattctttcaaagaaaacatacaaaaacatGTAACTCATACCCATGCTAGCTTCAGTGAACATTTATTGTATTAGAATTTGTATTTTCACTAAATCAGAATTAATTACATATTCACAGCACATAAATCCTCTCAATGTATTTGTGAAATCCTTTAGCTTTCAAGATTTTTAGCACATTTCTAAAGTTTACCATTGTTTTGAAGATACTTTAATAGATTTTAGAAAAACCTATTTGCTTATATgaacaagtttaaaaataatgagtAAGAAAACCTGTTCCCTGATCACAAAGGATGAAGTAGGGGAGATGGAGATTGAGAGAGGTTGATAATTTGTTCTTAAGAACTGAattccaaaattttaattaaagaaaaggaaaagggaactTGATTTTTGGCACCCAGACAGCATGTATAATCTACTTCAGCAGAATTCTGCTGAATTTCTGCTCAGAACATCTGCCTTGAACTAGTGTTAGACTAGAATTGATTGTCACTTTTCCAAAAGGAATTCCTGTTTCCCTTCCTCACACACAAGTATGGCAATCTTGAGAGAAGGCAAAGAAACCTGGGAAACTATGGAGTAAGAACCTATCCCACCCTTGTCACTCACCATCTTCCTTAGCAGAAAGGAAATGTATTTTAGGTTTCATTGAAATGATAAGCATACTGTGCTTGCAGCTGTGTTTCAGATGTCTTATGCCATTTTTGCTAACAAGATGTTGCCACCTTAGATAAACAAACATGCAGAATCATGTTACAAAACCACAGTGCAGGATTCTACAGCAAACATCCCACAGAAATATCTCTGTTCATTTTGTCACTGTGTTGCTTAGCTTATTGTTTGttactattaataaataatacactCATTCAATAATAAGTAGCTGTGCATATAAAACAATTAATATTTTGGGAATACAACTTTTGTTATGGACACAATTCCATACTTCTTATTACTAAAAAAAAGTCTCCTGAAGACGTCGCTGAGGGTGTCCTGTGGTGGCTGCGTTCAAGATGTCGACCAAGAATTTCCGAGTCAGTGACGGGGACTGGATTTGCCCGGATAAAAAATGTGGAAATGTGAACTTTGCCAGAAGAACCAGCTGTAATAGATGTGGTCGGGAAAAAACAACTGAGGCTAAAATGATGAAAGCTGGGGGCACTGAAATAGGAAAGACACTTGCAGAAAAAAGCCGAGGTCTGTTTAGTGCTAATGACTGGCAGTGTAAAACTTGCAGTAATGTGAATTGGGCCAGAAGATCAGAGTGTAACATGTGTAATACTCCAAAGTATGCTAAGTTAGAGGAAAGAACAGGGTATGGAGGTGGttttaatgaaagagaaaatgttgAATACATAGAAAGAGAAGAATCTGATGGTGAATATGATGAGTTTGGAcgtaagaagaaaaaatacagaggGAAGGCAGTTGGTCCTGCATCTATTTTAAAGGAAGTTGAAGATAAAGAATctgagggagaagaagaggatgAGGATGGAGATCTTTCCAAATATAAATTagatgaggatgaggatgaagATGATGCTGATCTCTCAAAATATAATCTTGATGCCAGTGAAGAAGatagtaataaaaagaaatctaataGACGAAGCCGCTCAAAGTCTCGATCTTCTCATTCACGA encodes the following:
- the LOC126001517 gene encoding zinc finger Ran-binding domain-containing protein 2, with product MSTKNFRVSDGDWICPDKKCGNVNFARRTSCNRCGREKTTEAKMMKAGGTEIGKTLAEKSRGLFSANDWQCKTCSNVNWARRSECNMCNTPKYAKLEERTGYGGGFNERENVEYIEREESDGEYDEFGRKKKKYRGKAVGPASILKEVEDKESEGEEEDEDGDLSKYKLDEDEDEDDADLSKYNLDASEEDSNKKKSNRRSRSKSRSSHSRSSSRSSSPSSSRSRSRSRSRSSSSSQSRSRSSSRERSRSRGSKSRSSSRSHRGSSSPRKRSYSSSSSSPERNRKRSRSRSSSSGDRKKRRTRSRSPESQVIGENAKQS